A single Arachnia propionica DNA region contains:
- a CDS encoding PIG-L deacetylase family protein — protein MILEPVHHLVLAGAHCDDIAIGAGATVRMLCGATPGMRVTALVLTGAGTVRENEERAALAELCAGASLDVRVAGFPDNRLPAHWGEVKQAVVALREAGEPDLVIGPQQGDAHQDHRLVAELLAQTFRRQPVWGYEIAKYESDLPTPATFVPVPDEVARLKADVITRRYPSQAEGHPWFDAEAFTALMRLRGIQCNHRYAEAFVVPTTTVKIGVPA, from the coding sequence ATGATCCTCGAACCGGTACATCACCTGGTGCTGGCGGGGGCGCACTGCGACGACATCGCAATCGGCGCGGGCGCCACCGTGCGCATGCTGTGCGGGGCCACCCCCGGGATGCGGGTGACAGCACTCGTCCTCACCGGCGCGGGAACCGTCCGCGAGAACGAGGAACGGGCCGCCCTGGCGGAGCTGTGCGCCGGGGCGAGCCTTGACGTGCGGGTCGCGGGTTTTCCCGACAACCGGCTCCCGGCCCACTGGGGCGAAGTGAAACAGGCCGTCGTGGCGCTGCGCGAGGCGGGGGAACCAGACCTGGTGATCGGCCCCCAGCAAGGTGACGCGCACCAGGACCACCGGCTCGTCGCCGAACTGCTGGCCCAGACCTTCCGCCGCCAACCGGTGTGGGGATACGAGATCGCGAAGTACGAATCCGACCTGCCCACACCGGCCACGTTCGTGCCCGTGCCCGACGAGGTGGCGCGCCTCAAGGCCGACGTCATCACCCGACGCTACCCCAGCCAGGCCGAGGGGCATCCCTGGTTCGACGCGGAGGCGTTCACCGCGCTCATGAGGCTGCGCGGCATCCAGTGCAACCACCGGTACGCCGAGGCTTTCGTCGTGCCCACCACCACAGTGAAGATCGGAGTTCCCGCATGA
- a CDS encoding nucleotidyltransferase gives MKVVLFCGGYGMRMLGWSGEGLPKPLQLVGDLPLVVHVMSHYAAYGHTDFVLCLGHAADQIQDAVSLVVANHPRARHWNVEYLDTGMDTPIGERLWLARHLVAGEEMFFANYSDVLSDVSLDDMVERMKASPDAAAMMLAVRPNASFHVLDVREDETVAGFHCLTELPIRENGGYLILRQPFFDLLGDGRNLDVAFEALLASRQLIAYRHDGFWLPADTFKERALLDAMYDSGNVPWGRRDMVTVP, from the coding sequence ATGAAAGTCGTACTTTTTTGTGGTGGTTACGGCATGCGCATGCTCGGGTGGAGCGGAGAGGGGCTACCCAAACCGCTCCAGCTCGTCGGTGACCTGCCGTTGGTGGTGCACGTCATGAGCCACTACGCCGCCTACGGCCACACCGATTTCGTGCTGTGTCTCGGTCACGCCGCCGATCAGATCCAGGACGCGGTGAGCCTGGTGGTCGCGAACCATCCGAGGGCCCGCCACTGGAACGTCGAATACCTCGACACCGGCATGGACACCCCGATCGGGGAGCGGCTGTGGCTGGCTCGGCATCTCGTAGCCGGCGAGGAGATGTTCTTCGCGAACTACTCCGATGTGCTCTCCGACGTCTCCCTCGACGACATGGTCGAGAGAATGAAGGCCTCACCGGATGCCGCGGCAATGATGCTGGCGGTGCGTCCGAACGCCTCGTTCCACGTGCTCGACGTCCGCGAGGACGAAACCGTCGCCGGGTTCCACTGCCTGACGGAACTTCCGATCCGCGAGAACGGCGGCTACCTGATCCTGCGCCAGCCGTTCTTCGACCTTCTCGGCGACGGACGCAACCTGGATGTCGCCTTCGAGGCGCTCCTGGCGTCCCGGCAGCTGATCGCCTACCGGCACGACGGGTTCTGGCTGCCCGCCGACACCTTCAAGGAACGCGCCCTGCTGGACGCGATGTACGACTCCGGGAACGTGCCGTGGGGCCGTCGCGACATGGTGACGGTGCCATGA
- a CDS encoding oligosaccharide flippase family protein gives MAAAMNPEGTTTPPEPPEEPAKVAGRGGTSDLFGRGMLYVVIWSMQMVVATVVSPVLTHVLPVAAFGSLSAAIALYQLLIVLTVLGLDQALEIQRVEDDDPARARGLLAAGLAIDVVIVGGIALLSPLWAPALGFSSYTLVLITLGWTAPGAGVMLSLSLLQAEDRFARFATVSLISTVGGLLLGLALLFTWERTAEVYALGGIIGQVVALALGLAWTRPRLAGLFDKETLRRGLRLGIPLALTGLSTFLLTAGDRFIIQRMLGEVQVARYQVAFTIGNVVTLMLTFTNRAWLPRLKNVVDDAQRWRVIATSRDGVFSLVAWAVLGVTVAAPTLLQIFAPSTYAQEELVAVVALIGLAAFPVAAAAASSQMLVTIRWSVPLAWASVVAVVVKIAATFALTVPFGLNGTAAATFLALFAQAVVLRLAVTRRHAPVRVAWPVVALIVAAVAGCAASILAPQEPAWRIGRFAFSCCCLVPFFLGLRHLQTA, from the coding sequence GTGGCCGCTGCCATGAACCCGGAAGGAACGACCACCCCCCCGGAGCCTCCGGAAGAGCCGGCCAAGGTCGCGGGCAGGGGAGGCACCTCCGACCTGTTCGGCCGGGGAATGCTCTACGTCGTGATCTGGTCCATGCAGATGGTCGTGGCGACGGTGGTCTCCCCCGTGCTCACCCACGTCCTGCCGGTGGCGGCGTTCGGGTCGCTGTCGGCCGCAATCGCGCTATACCAGCTGTTGATCGTTCTCACCGTGCTCGGTCTGGACCAGGCCCTCGAAATCCAGCGGGTGGAGGACGACGACCCCGCCCGCGCCCGCGGACTGCTGGCCGCCGGTTTGGCCATCGACGTGGTCATCGTCGGGGGCATCGCGTTGCTGTCGCCGCTGTGGGCGCCCGCCCTGGGGTTCTCCAGCTACACGCTGGTGCTCATCACGCTGGGCTGGACCGCGCCCGGCGCGGGGGTGATGCTGTCGTTGTCGCTGCTGCAGGCCGAGGACCGGTTCGCGCGGTTCGCCACCGTGTCGTTGATTTCGACGGTGGGTGGTCTGCTGCTCGGTCTGGCGCTGCTGTTCACCTGGGAGCGCACCGCGGAGGTGTACGCGCTGGGCGGGATCATCGGGCAGGTGGTCGCGCTCGCGCTGGGGTTGGCGTGGACCAGGCCGCGGCTGGCGGGGCTGTTCGACAAGGAGACGTTGCGTCGCGGGCTTCGTTTAGGGATTCCGCTGGCCCTCACCGGTTTGTCCACCTTCCTGCTCACCGCCGGGGACCGGTTCATCATCCAGCGCATGCTGGGCGAGGTGCAGGTTGCGCGCTACCAGGTGGCGTTCACCATCGGCAACGTCGTCACGCTCATGTTGACGTTCACCAACCGCGCCTGGTTGCCGCGTCTGAAGAATGTCGTCGACGACGCCCAGCGGTGGCGGGTGATCGCAACCTCCCGCGACGGCGTGTTCTCGCTGGTGGCGTGGGCGGTGCTGGGCGTAACCGTCGCGGCTCCCACGTTGCTTCAGATCTTCGCGCCCTCCACCTACGCGCAGGAGGAGCTGGTCGCGGTGGTCGCGCTGATCGGGTTGGCGGCGTTTCCCGTCGCGGCTGCGGCGGCGAGCAGCCAGATGCTCGTCACGATCCGCTGGTCGGTGCCGCTGGCGTGGGCGTCGGTGGTGGCCGTGGTGGTGAAGATCGCCGCGACCTTCGCCCTCACGGTGCCGTTCGGACTCAACGGCACCGCGGCCGCGACCTTCCTGGCGCTGTTCGCGCAGGCGGTGGTGCTGCGGCTCGCGGTGACGCGACGCCACGCCCCGGTGCGGGTGGCCTGGCCGGTGGTGGCGCTGATCGTCGCCGCGGTGGCGGGTTGCGCCGCATCGATCCTGGCCCCGCAGGAGCCGGCCTGGAGGATCGGCCGGTTCGCGTTCTCCTGCTGCTGCCTGGTGCCGTTCTTCCTGGGTCTGCGACACCTCCAGACCGCCTGA
- a CDS encoding glycosyltransferase, translated as MLEQPMRSSDNPEWAGAVWVGELDLSDLASAPSDSRLELAGGSDYHRARFLVREDQALRGFVTVGIEEGQVRVDELRRAVDELPVAVPEPEPPRPPISVVICTRDRGRLLRDAVDSVLASDYPDLEVVVVDNAGSTSETRDLALRHPDPRVRYAHEPLAGNSHGRNRGLRVAVNEYIAFIDDDVVVDRHWLTGIARGFARDPHVGLVRGLVPSGEIRTRTQAWFDQRVTWADAREPRVYSLSSPPPELPLFPFQVGAYGTGANTALTRTAFESVGGFDVTLGGGQPTKGGEDIDLYLRMLAAGYSISVEPSAITWHRHRSDLPALKAQARGYGTGMGAWFTKILFTPSLLRLALPKVPGAVARMRVIARGGSSDPEGTDAEFGFPRGYTASLGSLEMRSALTGPLRYAQACLGRWRHRREGWAGVSR; from the coding sequence ATGCTGGAACAACCTATGCGCAGCAGCGACAACCCCGAGTGGGCCGGTGCGGTATGGGTCGGTGAACTCGATCTTAGCGACCTGGCATCGGCGCCGTCGGATTCGAGGCTCGAACTGGCCGGCGGATCGGACTATCACAGAGCCCGTTTCCTGGTGCGCGAGGACCAAGCCCTGCGCGGGTTCGTCACTGTGGGCATCGAGGAGGGGCAGGTCCGGGTCGACGAACTTCGGCGGGCCGTCGACGAACTTCCCGTTGCCGTCCCGGAACCGGAACCGCCCCGGCCGCCGATCAGCGTGGTGATCTGCACCCGCGACCGGGGACGACTGCTCAGGGATGCGGTGGATTCCGTCCTGGCCAGCGACTACCCGGACCTCGAGGTAGTGGTTGTTGACAACGCCGGGTCCACGTCCGAGACCCGCGACTTGGCCCTGCGACACCCCGACCCCCGGGTGCGCTACGCCCACGAGCCGCTCGCGGGGAACTCCCACGGCCGCAACCGGGGGCTGCGGGTGGCTGTGAACGAGTACATCGCCTTCATCGACGACGACGTGGTGGTGGACCGCCACTGGTTGACGGGGATCGCCCGCGGGTTCGCCCGGGACCCTCACGTGGGGCTGGTGCGCGGGCTGGTGCCCAGCGGCGAGATCCGCACCCGCACGCAGGCGTGGTTCGACCAGCGCGTGACCTGGGCCGACGCGCGGGAACCACGTGTGTACTCGCTGTCCTCTCCGCCACCGGAGCTGCCGTTGTTCCCCTTCCAGGTGGGCGCCTACGGTACGGGCGCGAACACCGCGCTGACCAGGACGGCCTTCGAGAGCGTCGGCGGGTTCGACGTCACCCTGGGCGGTGGCCAGCCCACCAAGGGCGGGGAGGACATCGATCTGTACCTGCGCATGCTCGCGGCCGGGTACTCCATCAGCGTGGAACCCTCGGCCATCACCTGGCACCGTCACCGCTCCGACCTTCCCGCGCTCAAGGCCCAGGCCCGCGGGTACGGCACTGGGATGGGGGCGTGGTTCACGAAGATCCTGTTCACGCCGTCGCTGCTGCGCCTGGCGCTGCCGAAGGTACCGGGCGCGGTCGCCAGGATGCGGGTGATCGCCCGGGGCGGCTCGTCGGATCCGGAGGGTACCGACGCGGAGTTCGGGTTTCCGCGGGGATACACCGCCTCGCTCGGGTCGTTGGAGATGCGCAGCGCCCTCACCGGTCCCCTGCGTTACGCCCAGGCGTGCCTGGGCAGGTGGCGGCACCGCCGGGAGGGATGGGCCGGGGTGTCCCGGTAG
- a CDS encoding glycosyltransferase family 2 protein encodes MSGPGGRQSARSFSGESGEQMMKPHISVCIPVYQGASTLVATLRSVLASARADFEVVIRDNGSTDGTSDVIAGFDDPRIRLIRSEETLPLPANWRATVEQARGELIKVVCADDLIHPDCLATQATLLEDPSLALVACRRDFIDGNGRILTRNAGLPRLLGRRGVSEVARATVRFGINPVGEPACVMFRRKDYDAIGGFNGSNVFVMDIDAWLRILTRGDMFGQPEAHAAFRIWTESFSNSHNRQQLDDHLRFLKQVANNPRYEIPAVLRHLAPAAAHVSWRAWTVRQRLWNRRSTAKARLNRSCPL; translated from the coding sequence ATGAGCGGGCCGGGGGGTCGGCAGAGCGCCCGCAGCTTCTCGGGGGAGTCCGGTGAACAAATGATGAAACCGCACATTTCCGTCTGCATCCCGGTCTATCAAGGGGCGTCGACCCTTGTGGCGACCCTGCGGTCGGTGCTGGCCAGCGCACGCGCCGATTTCGAGGTGGTGATCCGGGACAACGGCTCGACCGACGGCACCAGCGACGTGATCGCCGGGTTCGATGACCCACGCATCCGGCTAATCCGATCCGAGGAAACCCTGCCGTTGCCGGCCAACTGGCGTGCGACCGTCGAGCAGGCCCGCGGCGAGTTGATCAAAGTGGTGTGCGCCGACGACCTCATCCACCCGGACTGCCTGGCCACACAGGCCACGCTCCTGGAGGACCCGTCGCTCGCCCTCGTCGCGTGCCGCCGCGACTTCATCGACGGCAACGGCAGGATCCTGACCCGCAACGCGGGCCTACCAAGGCTGCTGGGGCGTCGCGGCGTCTCCGAGGTCGCCAGGGCGACGGTACGGTTCGGGATCAACCCGGTCGGTGAACCCGCATGCGTGATGTTCCGCCGCAAGGACTACGACGCCATCGGCGGATTCAACGGTTCGAACGTGTTCGTCATGGACATCGACGCCTGGCTGCGGATCCTCACCCGCGGCGACATGTTCGGCCAACCCGAGGCCCACGCCGCGTTCCGCATCTGGACGGAGTCGTTCTCCAACAGCCACAACCGGCAGCAACTCGATGATCACCTCCGGTTCCTGAAGCAGGTCGCGAACAACCCCCGCTACGAGATCCCGGCCGTCCTGCGACACCTCGCGCCCGCCGCGGCCCACGTCTCCTGGCGCGCCTGGACGGTGCGACAGCGACTGTGGAACAGAAGATCCACAGCCAAGGCCCGCCTCAACCGGTCTTGTCCTCTCTGA
- a CDS encoding glycoside hydrolase family 16 protein, which yields MSRSSDERSPLGDPSSGGSSPSESASPQQSSGNSSGHSRSDAEINGWNIDYFEGFDTSLEELGWEHYGWGNPEVGHGAMGVMSDKNTFVQNGELIVRTEYKDGKWHAGGTSTEKVFTASRGRWEVRARFPRAKGIGYAFLLWPKDQGWPPEIDFAEGRVNGPEIMGTYHWDSDNKQDHKFVDHEDLGGWHTYGAIVEQDHIIFTLDGKEWGRIDQPNITDTQMFCGFQTGAMDPNGKEGHTETVDGGVPGALTPPVSDIQIDYVAHYTRS from the coding sequence GTGTCGAGGTCGTCAGACGAACGCTCACCCCTGGGTGATCCATCGTCCGGCGGGTCCTCGCCCAGCGAGTCCGCATCGCCGCAGCAGTCCTCCGGGAATTCGTCCGGCCACAGCCGTTCCGACGCCGAGATCAACGGCTGGAACATCGACTACTTCGAGGGCTTCGACACATCCCTCGAGGAGCTGGGCTGGGAACACTACGGTTGGGGCAATCCCGAGGTCGGGCACGGAGCCATGGGGGTGATGTCCGACAAGAACACGTTCGTCCAGAACGGTGAACTGATCGTGCGCACCGAATACAAGGACGGTAAGTGGCATGCCGGCGGCACTAGCACGGAGAAGGTATTCACGGCCTCGCGTGGTCGCTGGGAGGTTCGTGCCAGGTTCCCGAGGGCCAAGGGAATTGGCTACGCCTTCCTGCTGTGGCCAAAGGACCAGGGCTGGCCGCCGGAGATCGACTTCGCCGAGGGACGGGTCAACGGACCCGAAATCATGGGAACCTACCACTGGGATTCCGACAACAAGCAGGACCACAAGTTCGTCGATCACGAGGACCTGGGTGGTTGGCACACCTACGGCGCGATCGTGGAACAGGACCACATCATCTTCACCCTCGACGGCAAGGAGTGGGGCCGGATCGACCAGCCGAACATCACCGACACGCAGATGTTCTGCGGTTTCCAGACCGGGGCGATGGATCCCAACGGTAAGGAGGGCCACACCGAGACCGTCGACGGCGGTGTCCCGGGTGCACTCACCCCGCCTGTTTCCGACATCCAGATCGACTACGTCGCGCACTACACCAGGAGCTGA
- a CDS encoding NAD-dependent epimerase/dehydratase family protein: protein MKVLLTGHQGYLGTVMAPVLQAAGHEVTGLDVGWFADCVLGPAPTDPPGLRIDLRDVTAADLEGFDAVIHLAALSNDPLGHLAPEITYDINHAASVRLARLAKQAGVGRFLYSSTCSVYGAAGDGLVAEDADLAPVTPYAISKVRVEKDLDELTDTDFCTVSLRNATAFGFSPRLRADIVLNNLVGYALLTGQVLVLSDGTPWRPLVHAADIAEVFAAALTAPADEVRGEKINVGTEANNVTVAEIAEVVAAETGAAVRITGEAGNDPRSYRVDFSRLRRLLPGANVRRSIADGARELVAAYRDHGMTEDLFTHRFVRLARIRELQESSRIDAGLRVMP from the coding sequence ATGAAGGTCCTGCTCACCGGCCACCAAGGCTACCTCGGCACCGTCATGGCCCCGGTGCTGCAAGCAGCGGGCCACGAGGTCACCGGCCTCGACGTCGGCTGGTTCGCCGACTGCGTGCTCGGCCCCGCCCCCACCGACCCGCCCGGCCTGCGAATCGACCTGCGGGACGTGACCGCCGCCGACCTGGAGGGATTCGACGCAGTCATTCACCTGGCGGCGTTGTCGAACGACCCCCTCGGACATCTCGCACCCGAGATCACCTACGACATCAACCACGCGGCCTCGGTGCGGCTCGCGCGGCTCGCGAAACAGGCGGGCGTGGGCAGGTTCCTGTACTCCTCGACATGCAGCGTCTACGGCGCGGCGGGCGACGGGCTCGTCGCGGAGGACGCCGACCTGGCGCCGGTCACCCCGTACGCGATCAGCAAGGTGCGGGTCGAGAAGGATCTCGACGAACTCACCGACACGGACTTCTGCACCGTCTCGCTGCGCAACGCCACCGCCTTCGGTTTCTCCCCGCGGCTGCGCGCCGACATCGTGCTGAACAACCTCGTCGGGTACGCCCTGCTGACCGGTCAGGTGCTGGTGCTCTCCGACGGCACCCCGTGGCGGCCGCTCGTGCACGCCGCCGACATCGCCGAGGTGTTCGCAGCCGCCCTCACCGCACCCGCCGACGAGGTGCGGGGTGAGAAGATCAACGTCGGCACCGAGGCGAACAACGTCACCGTCGCGGAGATCGCGGAGGTGGTCGCCGCCGAAACCGGAGCGGCGGTGCGGATCACCGGCGAGGCCGGCAACGACCCACGCTCCTACCGGGTGGACTTCTCCCGGCTGCGCCGCCTGCTGCCGGGTGCGAACGTGCGCCGCAGCATCGCCGACGGGGCGCGGGAACTGGTGGCCGCCTACCGCGACCACGGCATGACCGAGGACCTGTTCACCCACCGGTTCGTCCGGCTCGCCCGGATCCGCGAACTGCAGGAGAGCTCCCGGATCGACGCGGGGCTCCGGGTGATGCCGTGA
- a CDS encoding class I SAM-dependent methyltransferase: MSIACRLCGNSNLVSVLDLGASPPCESFLSEEQLDQPEVTYPLHLRLCPDCLLLQIPALITPEETFGGDYAYYSSCSVSWVEHARRFVDQAVESLGLGPDGFVVEVAANDGYLLQHVVNRGIRCLGIEPSLNCSEAARGKGIPMLRAFLDEALAARVRDEHGPADLVVANNVFAHIPDITGFASGLRGLVADTGRVSIEVHHALSLITAAQFDTVYHEHFQYWTVLAARHGLAAGGLRLVDVELLPTHGGSIRLWAVPGESDVTENPRVAEAEAVERAAGLDCPEGYLGLAQRAARIRDDLVAFLIEARRAGRRVVAYGAPGKGNTLLNYCGIRPDLLAYAADRNTFKHGRYTPGTRIPVVSPEHLVEDCPDDVLVLPWNLREEITAQLTATLRAGTRLVWPLPELEVETLGKQ; the protein is encoded by the coding sequence GTGAGCATCGCCTGCCGCCTGTGCGGCAACAGCAACCTCGTCTCCGTGCTCGACCTCGGGGCCAGCCCGCCGTGCGAATCCTTCCTGTCTGAGGAGCAGCTCGACCAACCCGAGGTGACCTACCCGCTGCACCTGAGGTTGTGCCCCGACTGCCTACTGCTGCAGATCCCGGCCCTGATCACACCGGAGGAAACCTTCGGCGGCGACTACGCCTACTACTCCTCCTGCTCCGTCTCGTGGGTCGAGCACGCCCGGCGGTTCGTCGACCAGGCCGTGGAATCCCTCGGACTCGGCCCGGACGGTTTCGTCGTGGAGGTGGCCGCCAACGACGGCTACCTGCTCCAGCACGTCGTGAACCGGGGCATCCGCTGCCTCGGCATCGAACCGAGTCTCAACTGCAGCGAAGCGGCCCGCGGCAAGGGCATCCCCATGCTGAGGGCCTTCCTCGACGAGGCGCTGGCGGCCAGGGTGCGCGACGAACACGGCCCGGCCGATCTGGTCGTCGCCAACAACGTCTTCGCCCACATCCCCGACATCACCGGCTTCGCCTCCGGGTTGCGGGGCCTGGTCGCCGACACCGGGCGGGTCTCCATCGAGGTGCATCACGCGTTGTCGCTGATCACCGCCGCCCAGTTCGACACCGTCTATCATGAGCACTTCCAGTACTGGACGGTGCTCGCCGCCCGGCACGGGCTCGCGGCGGGCGGGCTGAGGCTCGTCGACGTGGAGTTGCTGCCCACGCACGGCGGGTCGATCCGGTTGTGGGCGGTGCCCGGGGAATCGGATGTCACCGAGAACCCGCGGGTGGCGGAGGCAGAGGCGGTGGAGCGGGCCGCAGGGCTCGACTGCCCCGAGGGCTACCTCGGTCTCGCGCAGCGGGCCGCCAGGATCCGCGACGACCTGGTCGCGTTCCTGATCGAGGCCCGGCGGGCGGGACGCAGGGTGGTCGCGTACGGCGCACCCGGGAAGGGCAACACCCTCCTCAACTACTGCGGCATCCGCCCCGATCTGCTGGCCTACGCCGCGGATCGCAACACCTTCAAACACGGTCGCTACACCCCCGGTACCCGCATCCCGGTGGTGTCGCCGGAGCATCTCGTCGAGGACTGCCCCGACGACGTGCTCGTGCTGCCGTGGAATCTCCGCGAGGAGATCACCGCCCAGCTGACGGCCACCTTGAGAGCCGGGACCCGGCTCGTGTGGCCACTGCCCGAACTTGAAGTCGAAACCTTGGGGAAACAATGA
- a CDS encoding glycosyltransferase family 2 protein: MSEDPSGSPAGDNTQAPESVTVVVCAYTLDRWTDLHDGVLEAARQLRESGREGRVLVVVDHNDELLAKAGELAGPLVDVIANTHRRGLSGGRNTAIGFADTEVIVFLDDDATPEPGWLEHLLVPFADREVLVAGGAATPRWPDGAVRPVSLPAAPSGRGELDWVVGCTYEGQPTTLAPVRNVMGCNMAFRATVFDTAGLFGEDLGRVGRVPYGCEETELCIRVTRHHPTAGILFEPRSLVRHHVSPDRLRWNYLWRRTYAEGISKAAVTERTSHQASLSTEMSYATRILPRAFLRELLSAPRTRGRGLGGAFAIASALAMTGIGYVVGHIAIRWRRSKQSRREQKGNPR, from the coding sequence ATGTCTGAGGACCCTTCTGGATCACCGGCGGGCGACAACACCCAAGCCCCGGAAAGCGTCACCGTTGTCGTCTGCGCATACACGCTGGACCGCTGGACGGACCTGCACGACGGGGTGCTGGAGGCCGCCCGTCAACTCCGGGAATCCGGGCGCGAGGGCCGGGTGCTCGTGGTCGTCGACCACAACGACGAACTCCTGGCCAAGGCCGGTGAACTCGCGGGTCCGCTCGTCGACGTCATCGCGAACACCCACAGACGGGGCCTGTCCGGGGGCCGGAACACGGCGATCGGGTTCGCCGACACGGAGGTGATCGTCTTCCTCGACGACGACGCCACCCCGGAACCCGGTTGGCTCGAACACCTCCTGGTCCCCTTCGCGGACCGCGAGGTGCTGGTTGCCGGCGGCGCCGCCACCCCCCGCTGGCCCGACGGCGCCGTCAGGCCCGTATCGCTGCCCGCCGCCCCCAGCGGCCGGGGCGAACTCGACTGGGTGGTGGGCTGCACCTACGAGGGCCAGCCCACCACCCTGGCCCCGGTGCGCAACGTCATGGGCTGCAACATGGCGTTCCGGGCCACGGTCTTCGACACCGCCGGGTTGTTCGGCGAGGACCTCGGCCGCGTGGGTCGCGTGCCTTACGGCTGCGAGGAAACCGAGCTGTGCATCCGAGTCACCCGCCACCACCCCACCGCCGGAATCCTCTTCGAACCGCGCAGCCTGGTACGCCACCACGTCAGCCCCGACCGCCTCAGGTGGAACTACCTGTGGCGTCGCACCTACGCCGAGGGCATCTCGAAGGCCGCAGTGACCGAACGCACCTCGCACCAGGCGTCGCTTTCCACCGAGATGTCCTACGCCACGCGCATCCTGCCGCGCGCTTTCCTGCGGGAACTGCTCTCGGCCCCCCGCACCCGTGGCCGGGGCCTGGGGGGCGCGTTCGCGATCGCATCCGCGCTCGCGATGACCGGTATCGGCTACGTCGTCGGCCACATCGCCATCCGATGGCGCCGTAGCAAACAGAGCCGCCGCGAACAGAAAGGAAACCCCCGGTGA
- a CDS encoding beta-1,6-N-acetylglucosaminyltransferase gives MTVAVVLLAHDKPNLLRRLVGALDGLPIFLHVDAGVPQQMHDELTGALPERVRLLPRVSSGWATFGLVEAELAGYRAACATTDAQHVVMMTGADYPLVHVEGLVERLARARGRSWARMRRLPIRHWGPMGGYDRFVFGNRVRDRKRVWSLIPRRWPKGIRPAGGSQLKILARHHAELILEIVDSRPDLVDYFRTTWIPDETMIPSLLASPAFGARWDSSHLPGAAWYIDWGKQPSPNPRWLDEADLPALRAARTREVSPVLFARKFREDSTALLDRIEQDLWPLP, from the coding sequence ATGACCGTCGCAGTCGTTCTCCTCGCCCACGACAAACCGAACCTGCTCCGACGGCTGGTGGGGGCGCTGGACGGGCTCCCGATCTTCCTGCACGTCGACGCGGGCGTGCCGCAGCAGATGCACGACGAACTGACCGGCGCGCTTCCCGAGCGGGTCCGGTTGCTGCCGCGGGTCTCCTCGGGATGGGCGACCTTCGGGTTGGTGGAGGCCGAGCTCGCAGGTTACCGGGCTGCGTGTGCCACCACCGACGCCCAGCACGTCGTGATGATGACGGGGGCGGACTACCCGCTGGTGCACGTCGAGGGGCTCGTGGAGCGGCTGGCCCGGGCGCGGGGCAGGTCGTGGGCCAGGATGCGCAGGCTGCCGATCAGGCACTGGGGTCCGATGGGTGGCTACGACCGTTTCGTGTTCGGCAACCGGGTCAGGGACCGCAAACGCGTCTGGTCGTTGATTCCCAGGCGCTGGCCGAAGGGGATTCGCCCCGCGGGCGGTTCGCAACTGAAGATCCTCGCCCGCCACCACGCCGAGCTGATCTTGGAGATCGTCGATTCCCGGCCGGATCTCGTCGACTACTTCCGCACGACGTGGATCCCCGACGAAACCATGATTCCCAGCCTGTTGGCCTCCCCCGCGTTCGGCGCCCGGTGGGATTCGAGTCACCTGCCGGGGGCCGCGTGGTACATCGACTGGGGCAAACAACCCAGCCCCAATCCACGCTGGCTGGACGAAGCCGACCTCCCAGCGCTGCGCGCCGCCCGCACCCGGGAGGTCTCGCCCGTCCTGTTCGCCCGCAAGTTCCGCGAGGACTCCACCGCCCTGCTGGACCGGATAGAGCAGGACCTGTGGCCGCTGCCATGA